From the genome of Vicia villosa cultivar HV-30 ecotype Madison, WI linkage group LG2, Vvil1.0, whole genome shotgun sequence, one region includes:
- the LOC131652684 gene encoding U2 small nuclear ribonucleoprotein A', producing MVRLTADLIWKSPHFFNTIKERELDLRGNKISVIENLGATEDQFDTVDLSDNEIVKLENLPFLNRLGTLLINNNRITRINPNIGEFLPNLHTLVLTNNRIVNLVEIDPLTSLPKLQFLSLLDNNITKKVNYRLYVIHKLKSLRVLDFKKVKNKERLEAKNLFESKEVIEEAQRIPAKPVSPVETSDVSEATEEQQIPKVTAPTPEQIIAIKAAIVNSQTLEEVARLEKALKSGQLPADLKSLTDNMMTDNVNEKHEDAVPAESNDTQEQRNTDSAQMEED from the exons ATGGTGAGACTCACTGCTGACCTGATCTGGAAAAGTCCTCATTTCTTCAATACCATTAAGGAGCGTGAGTTAGACCTTCGAG GCAACAAAATATCTGTAATCGAAAACTTAGGTGCCACCGAG GACCAATTTGACACCGTAGATTTGTCTGACAATGAGATTGTCAAATTAGAAAACTTACCATTTCTTAACCGATTGGGTACACTACTTATCAATAACAACAGGATTACTAGAATTAATCCAAATATTGGAG AGTTCCTACCAAATTTACACACACTAGTTCTCACAAACAACAGAATTGTAAACTTAGTAGAAATTGATCCTTTGACATCCCTTCCAAAGCTGCAGTTCCTTAGTCTTCTTGATAACAACATTACTAAAAAAGTGAATTATAGGCTTTATGTTATCCACAAGCTGAAGTCCCTCCGAGTTTTGGACTTCAAGAAAGTGAAAAATAAG gaACGATTAGAGGCCAAAAATTTGTTTGAATCAAAGGAAGTTATAGAAGAAGCTCAAAGGATACCCGCGAAACCAGTTTCACCTGTTGAAACTTCAGATGTTTCTGAGGCTACGGAGGAACAACAGATACCCAAAGTGACAGCTCCTACTCCAGAGCAAATTATTGCTATTAAG GCTGCTATTGTCAACTCACAGACTCTCGAAGAGGTTGCTAGACTTGAAAAG GCACTGAAGTCTGGGCAACTTCCTGCAGATCTAAAAAGCTTGACTGATAATATGATGACTGATAATGTCAATGAAAAACATGAAGATGCAGTTCCTGCTGAATCTAATGATACACAAGAGCAGAGAAATACTGATAGTGCTCAAATGGAAGAG
- the LOC131650428 gene encoding S-protein homolog 5-like encodes MAISASKIFLSLSMLITILVSFQITNGLKTLRAPWTPDRVYISITSNITDLQLGVHCKDKKHDIGFRSLKFGENYAFDFQPKAFLRASLYFCRFTWADEFHYFDIYKETRDHDICSKCNWKIDKSGPCRETETSDTCYPWNPNHVIEGNNTLMV; translated from the coding sequence ATGGCAATTTCTGCTTCTAAAATTTTCTTATCACTTTCAATGTTGATAACTATTCTTGTTTCATTTCAAATTACAAATGGTCTAAAGACTCTAAGGGCTCCATGGACTCCAGATAGAGTATACATTTCCATTACCAGCAACATAACTGATCTTCAGCTTGGTGTTCATTGTAAAGATAAAAAGCATGATATTGGGTTTCGATCATTGAAATTTGGAGAAAATTACGCATTTGATTTTCAGCCTAAGGCTTTTCTAAGAGCATCTTTATACTTTTGTCGATTTACATGGGCTGATGAATTTCATTACTTTGACATTTATAAGGAAACAAGAGATCATGATATATGCAGCAAATGTAATTGGAAGATAGATAAATCAGGACCATGTAGAGAAACTGAGACATCTGATACATGTTATCCTTGGAACCCTAATCATGTTATAGAAGGGAATAATACTCTTATGGTGTAA